The Oryctolagus cuniculus chromosome 5, mOryCun1.1, whole genome shotgun sequence genome includes a region encoding these proteins:
- the ABCF1 gene encoding ATP-binding cassette sub-family F member 1 isoform X7 encodes MPKGPKQQPPEPEWIGDGESTSPADKVVKKGKKDKKTKKTFFEELAVEDKQAGEEEKVLREREKEQQQQQQQQQVQQQKKKRDARKGRRKKDVDDDGEEKELMERLKKLSVPASDEEDEAPAPAPRGGKKNKGGNVFAALIQDQSEEEEEEEKRPPKPAKPEKNQINKVVSEEQRPGLKGKKGKEEKSKGKAKPQNKFVALNNEEEEEEEEVTKEKEPPKQGKEKAKKTERGSEDEGEEEEEEEGEPKADDPYAHLSKKEKKKLKKQMEYERQVASLKAANAAENDFSVSQAEVSSRQAMLENASDIKLEKFSISAHGKELFVNADLYIVAGRRYGLVGPNGKGKTTLLKHIANRALSIPPNIDVLLCEQEVVADETPAVQAVLRADTKRLKLLEEERRLQGRLEQGDDTAAEMLEKVYEELRATGAAAAEAKARRILAGLGFDPEMQNRPTQKFSGGWRMRVSLARALFMEPTLLMLDEPTNHLDLNAVIWLNNYLQGWRKTLLIVSHDQGFLDDVCTDIIHLDAQRLHYYRGNYMTFKKMYQQKQKELLKQYEKQEKRLKELKAGGKSTKQAEKQTKEALTRKQQKCRRKNQDEESQEAPELLKRPKEYTVRFTFPNPPPLSPPVLGLHGVTFGYEGQKPLFKNLDFGIDMDSRICIVGPNGVGKSTLLLLLTGKLTPTRGEMRKNHRLKIGFFNQQYAEQLHMEETPTEYLQRSFNLPYQDARKCLGRFGLESHAHTIQICKLSGGQKARVVFAELACREPDVLILDEPTNNLDIESIDALAVIVVSHDARLITETNCQLWVVEEQSVSQIDGDFEDYKREVLEALGEVMVSRPRE; translated from the exons ATGCCgaaggggcccaagcagcagCCGCCGGAACCCGAGTGGATCGGGGACGGAGAGAGCACGAGCCCCGCAG ACAAAGTGgtgaagaaagggaagaaggacaAGAAGACCAAAAAGACG TTCTTTGAAGAACTGGCAGTAGAAGATAAACAGgctggggaggaagagaaagtgcTCAGAGAGCgggagaaggagcagcagcagcagcagcagcagcagcaggtacaG CAGCAGAAAAAGAAGCGAGACGCCCGGAAAGGCCGGCGGAAGAAGGATGTGGATGACGATGGAGAGGAGAAGGAGCTCATGGAGCGCCTCAAGAAGCTGTCGGTGCCGGCCAGCGATGAGGAGGACGAGG CGCCTGCCCCAGCACCCCGAGGAGGGAAGAAGAACAAG GGTGGGAATGTTTTTGCAGCCCTGATTCAAGATcagagtgaggaagaggaggaggaagaaaagcgCCCTCCTAAGCCTGCCAAGCCAGAGAAGAATCAGATCAATAAG gTTGTGTCTGAAGAACAACGGCCAGGTCTCAAAggcaaaaaaggaaaggaagagaagtcaAAAGGCAAAGCTAAG CCTCAGAATAAGTTTGTTGCTCTGAAcaatgaagaggaagaagaagaagaagaagtaacgAAAGAAAAGGAGCCTCCCAAACAAGGGAAGGAGAAGGCCAAGAAAACAGAGCGG GGTTCAGAGGAcgaaggggaggaagaagaggaggaggagggggagcctAAGGCAGATGATCCGTATGCTCACCTCagcaaaaaggagaagaaaaagctgAAGAAGCAG ATGGAATATGAGCGCCAGGTGGCTTCTCTGAAAGCAGCGAATGCGGCCGAAAACGACTTCTCCGTTTCCCAAGCGGAGGTGTCCTCCCGACAGGCCATGTTAGAGAACGCGTCTGACATCAAG CTAGAAAAGTTCAGCATCTCTGCCCACGGCAAGGAATTGTTTGTCAACGCGGACCTGTACATTGTAGCCGGCCGCCGCTACGGGCTGGTGGGCCCCAACgg CAAGGGCAAGACCACACTCCTCAAGCACATTGCCAACCGTGCCCTGAGCATCCCTCCCAACATCGACGTGCTGCTGTGTGAGCAgg AGGTGGTCGCGGATGAGACTCCAGCCGTGCAGGCTGTTCTTCGAGCCGACACCAAGCGACTGAAACTGCTGGAAGAGGAGCGCCGGCTTCAGGGACGGCTGGAGCAAGGGGACGACACAGCCGCCGAGATGCTGGAGAAG GTGTACGAGGAATTGCGGGCCACCGGGGCAGCGGCTGCAGAGGCCAAAGCAAGACGGATTCTGGCTGGTCTGGGCTTTGACCCTGAAATGCAGAATCGGCCCACCCAGAAGTTCTCGGGGGGCTGGCGTATGCGTGTCTCCTTGGCCAG GGCACTGTTCATGGAGCCCACGCTGCTGATGTTGGATGAGCCCACCAACCACCTGGACCTCAACGCCGTCATCTGGCTCAATAA CTACCTCCAGGGCTGGCGGAAGACGCTGCTGATCGTCTCCCACGACCAGGGCTTCCTGGATGACGTCTGCACAGACATCATCCATCTGGACGCACAGCGGCTGCATTACTACAGGGGCAATTACA TGACCTTCAAGAAGATGTACCAGCAGAAGCAGAAGGAGCTGCTGAAGCAGTACGAGAAGCAGGAGAAGAGGCTGAAGGAGCTGAAGGCGGGCGGCAAGTCCACCAAGCAGGCG GAAAAGCAAACGAAAGAAGCCCTGACTCGAAAGCAGCAGAAATGCCGGCGGAAGAACCAGGATGAGGAGTCCCAGGAGGCCCCTGAGCTCCTGAAGCGCCCCAAGGAGTACACCGTGCGCTTCACGTTCCCGAACCCGCCGCCCCTCAGCCCGCCCGTGCTGGGTCTGCACG GTGTGACATTTGGCTACGAGGGGCAGAAACCACTGTTTAAGAATCTGGATTTTGGCATCGACATGGACTCGAGGA TCTGCATCGTGGGCCCTAACGGCGTGGGGAAGAGCACACTGCTCCTGCTGCTGACTGGCAAGCTGACGCCG ACCCGCGGGGAAATGAGAAAGAACCACCGGCTG AAAATTGGCTTCTTCAACCAGCAGTATGCAGAGCAGCTGCACATGGAGGAGACGCCCACTGAGTACCTGCAGCGCAGCTTCAACCTGCCCTACCAGGATGCCCGCAAGTGCCTGGGCCGCTTTGGCCTCGAGAGCCACGCCCACACCATCCAGATCTGCAAGCTCTCTG GGGGGCAGAAAGCCCGAGTGGTGTTTGCAGAGCTGGCCTGTCGGGAGCCTGATGTCCTCATCTTG GATGAGCCTACCAATAACTTGGACATAGAGTCCATCGATGCTCTGG CTGTGATCGTCGTCAGCCACGATGCTCGCCTCATCACGGAAACCAACTGCCAGCTGTGGGTGGTGGAGGAGCAGAGCGTTAGCCAGATTGACGGCGACTTCGAGGACTACAAACGGGAGGTGTTGGAGGCCCTGGGTGAGGTCATGGTCAGCCGGCCGCGAGAGTGA
- the ABCF1 gene encoding ATP-binding cassette sub-family F member 1 isoform X8, producing the protein MPKGPKQQPPEPEWIGDGESTSPADKVVKKGKKDKKTKKTFFEELAVEDKQAGEEEKVLREREKEQQQQQQQQQQQKKKRDARKGRRKKDVDDDGEEKELMERLKKLSVPASDEEDEAPAPAPRGGKKNKGGNVFAALIQDQSEEEEEEEKRPPKPAKPEKNQINKVVSEEQRPGLKGKKGKEEKSKGKAKPQNKFVALNNEEEEEEEEVTKEKEPPKQGKEKAKKTERGSEDEGEEEEEEEGEPKADDPYAHLSKKEKKKLKKQMEYERQVASLKAANAAENDFSVSQAEVSSRQAMLENASDIKLEKFSISAHGKELFVNADLYIVAGRRYGLVGPNGKGKTTLLKHIANRALSIPPNIDVLLCEQEVVADETPAVQAVLRADTKRLKLLEEERRLQGRLEQGDDTAAEMLEKVYEELRATGAAAAEAKARRILAGLGFDPEMQNRPTQKFSGGWRMRVSLARALFMEPTLLMLDEPTNHLDLNAVIWLNNYLQGWRKTLLIVSHDQGFLDDVCTDIIHLDAQRLHYYRGNYMTFKKMYQQKQKELLKQYEKQEKRLKELKAGGKSTKQAEKQTKEALTRKQQKCRRKNQDEESQEAPELLKRPKEYTVRFTFPNPPPLSPPVLGLHGVTFGYEGQKPLFKNLDFGIDMDSRICIVGPNGVGKSTLLLLLTGKLTPTRGEMRKNHRLKIGFFNQQYAEQLHMEETPTEYLQRSFNLPYQDARKCLGRFGLESHAHTIQICKLSGGQKARVVFAELACREPDVLILDEPTNNLDIESIDALAVIVVSHDARLITETNCQLWVVEEQSVSQIDGDFEDYKREVLEALGEVMVSRPRE; encoded by the exons ATGCCgaaggggcccaagcagcagCCGCCGGAACCCGAGTGGATCGGGGACGGAGAGAGCACGAGCCCCGCAG ACAAAGTGgtgaagaaagggaagaaggacaAGAAGACCAAAAAGACG TTCTTTGAAGAACTGGCAGTAGAAGATAAACAGgctggggaggaagagaaagtgcTCAGAGAGCgggagaaggagcagcagcagcagcagcagcagcagcag CAGCAGAAAAAGAAGCGAGACGCCCGGAAAGGCCGGCGGAAGAAGGATGTGGATGACGATGGAGAGGAGAAGGAGCTCATGGAGCGCCTCAAGAAGCTGTCGGTGCCGGCCAGCGATGAGGAGGACGAGG CGCCTGCCCCAGCACCCCGAGGAGGGAAGAAGAACAAG GGTGGGAATGTTTTTGCAGCCCTGATTCAAGATcagagtgaggaagaggaggaggaagaaaagcgCCCTCCTAAGCCTGCCAAGCCAGAGAAGAATCAGATCAATAAG gTTGTGTCTGAAGAACAACGGCCAGGTCTCAAAggcaaaaaaggaaaggaagagaagtcaAAAGGCAAAGCTAAG CCTCAGAATAAGTTTGTTGCTCTGAAcaatgaagaggaagaagaagaagaagaagtaacgAAAGAAAAGGAGCCTCCCAAACAAGGGAAGGAGAAGGCCAAGAAAACAGAGCGG GGTTCAGAGGAcgaaggggaggaagaagaggaggaggagggggagcctAAGGCAGATGATCCGTATGCTCACCTCagcaaaaaggagaagaaaaagctgAAGAAGCAG ATGGAATATGAGCGCCAGGTGGCTTCTCTGAAAGCAGCGAATGCGGCCGAAAACGACTTCTCCGTTTCCCAAGCGGAGGTGTCCTCCCGACAGGCCATGTTAGAGAACGCGTCTGACATCAAG CTAGAAAAGTTCAGCATCTCTGCCCACGGCAAGGAATTGTTTGTCAACGCGGACCTGTACATTGTAGCCGGCCGCCGCTACGGGCTGGTGGGCCCCAACgg CAAGGGCAAGACCACACTCCTCAAGCACATTGCCAACCGTGCCCTGAGCATCCCTCCCAACATCGACGTGCTGCTGTGTGAGCAgg AGGTGGTCGCGGATGAGACTCCAGCCGTGCAGGCTGTTCTTCGAGCCGACACCAAGCGACTGAAACTGCTGGAAGAGGAGCGCCGGCTTCAGGGACGGCTGGAGCAAGGGGACGACACAGCCGCCGAGATGCTGGAGAAG GTGTACGAGGAATTGCGGGCCACCGGGGCAGCGGCTGCAGAGGCCAAAGCAAGACGGATTCTGGCTGGTCTGGGCTTTGACCCTGAAATGCAGAATCGGCCCACCCAGAAGTTCTCGGGGGGCTGGCGTATGCGTGTCTCCTTGGCCAG GGCACTGTTCATGGAGCCCACGCTGCTGATGTTGGATGAGCCCACCAACCACCTGGACCTCAACGCCGTCATCTGGCTCAATAA CTACCTCCAGGGCTGGCGGAAGACGCTGCTGATCGTCTCCCACGACCAGGGCTTCCTGGATGACGTCTGCACAGACATCATCCATCTGGACGCACAGCGGCTGCATTACTACAGGGGCAATTACA TGACCTTCAAGAAGATGTACCAGCAGAAGCAGAAGGAGCTGCTGAAGCAGTACGAGAAGCAGGAGAAGAGGCTGAAGGAGCTGAAGGCGGGCGGCAAGTCCACCAAGCAGGCG GAAAAGCAAACGAAAGAAGCCCTGACTCGAAAGCAGCAGAAATGCCGGCGGAAGAACCAGGATGAGGAGTCCCAGGAGGCCCCTGAGCTCCTGAAGCGCCCCAAGGAGTACACCGTGCGCTTCACGTTCCCGAACCCGCCGCCCCTCAGCCCGCCCGTGCTGGGTCTGCACG GTGTGACATTTGGCTACGAGGGGCAGAAACCACTGTTTAAGAATCTGGATTTTGGCATCGACATGGACTCGAGGA TCTGCATCGTGGGCCCTAACGGCGTGGGGAAGAGCACACTGCTCCTGCTGCTGACTGGCAAGCTGACGCCG ACCCGCGGGGAAATGAGAAAGAACCACCGGCTG AAAATTGGCTTCTTCAACCAGCAGTATGCAGAGCAGCTGCACATGGAGGAGACGCCCACTGAGTACCTGCAGCGCAGCTTCAACCTGCCCTACCAGGATGCCCGCAAGTGCCTGGGCCGCTTTGGCCTCGAGAGCCACGCCCACACCATCCAGATCTGCAAGCTCTCTG GGGGGCAGAAAGCCCGAGTGGTGTTTGCAGAGCTGGCCTGTCGGGAGCCTGATGTCCTCATCTTG GATGAGCCTACCAATAACTTGGACATAGAGTCCATCGATGCTCTGG CTGTGATCGTCGTCAGCCACGATGCTCGCCTCATCACGGAAACCAACTGCCAGCTGTGGGTGGTGGAGGAGCAGAGCGTTAGCCAGATTGACGGCGACTTCGAGGACTACAAACGGGAGGTGTTGGAGGCCCTGGGTGAGGTCATGGTCAGCCGGCCGCGAGAGTGA
- the ABCF1 gene encoding ATP-binding cassette sub-family F member 1 isoform X6, translated as MPKGPKQQPPEPEWIGDGESTSPADKVVKKGKKDKKTKKTFFEELAVEDKQAGEEEKVLREREKEQQQQQQQQKKKRDARKGRRKKDVDDDGEEKELMERLKKLSVPASDEEDEAPAPAPRGGKKNKGGNVFAALIQDQSEEEEEEEKRPPKPAKPEKNQINKVVSEEQRPGLKGKKGKEEKSKGKAKPQNKFVALNNEEEEEEEEVTKEKEPPKQGKEKAKKTERGSEDEGEEEEEEEGEPKADDPYAHLSKKEKKKLKKQMEYERQVASLKAANAAENDFSVSQAEVSSRQAMLENASDIKLEKFSISAHGKELFVNADLYIVAGRRYGLVGPNGKGKTTLLKHIANRALSIPPNIDVLLCEQEVVADETPAVQAVLRADTKRLKLLEEERRLQGRLEQGDDTAAEMLEKVYEELRATGAAAAEAKARRILAGLGFDPEMQNRPTQKFSGGWRMRVSLARALFMEPTLLMLDEPTNHLDLNAVIWLNNYLQGWRKTLLIVSHDQGFLDDVCTDIIHLDAQRLHYYRGNYMTFKKMYQQKQKELLKQYEKQEKRLKELKAGGKSTKQAEKQTKEALTRKQQKCRRKNQDEESQEAPELLKRPKEYTVRFTFPNPPPLSPPVLGLHGVTFGYEGQKPLFKNLDFGIDMDSRICIVGPNGVGKSTLLLLLTGKLTPTRGEMRKNHRLKIGFFNQQYAEQLHMEETPTEYLQRSFNLPYQDARKCLGRFGLESHAHTIQICKLSGGQKARVVFAELACREPDVLILDEPTNNLDIESIDALGEAINEYQGAVIVVSHDARLITETNCQLWVVEEQSVSQIDGDFEDYKREVLEALGEVMVSRPRE; from the exons ATGCCgaaggggcccaagcagcagCCGCCGGAACCCGAGTGGATCGGGGACGGAGAGAGCACGAGCCCCGCAG ACAAAGTGgtgaagaaagggaagaaggacaAGAAGACCAAAAAGACG TTCTTTGAAGAACTGGCAGTAGAAGATAAACAGgctggggaggaagagaaagtgcTCAGAGAGCgggagaaggagcagcagcagcagcagcagcagcag AAAAAGAAGCGAGACGCCCGGAAAGGCCGGCGGAAGAAGGATGTGGATGACGATGGAGAGGAGAAGGAGCTCATGGAGCGCCTCAAGAAGCTGTCGGTGCCGGCCAGCGATGAGGAGGACGAGG CGCCTGCCCCAGCACCCCGAGGAGGGAAGAAGAACAAG GGTGGGAATGTTTTTGCAGCCCTGATTCAAGATcagagtgaggaagaggaggaggaagaaaagcgCCCTCCTAAGCCTGCCAAGCCAGAGAAGAATCAGATCAATAAG gTTGTGTCTGAAGAACAACGGCCAGGTCTCAAAggcaaaaaaggaaaggaagagaagtcaAAAGGCAAAGCTAAG CCTCAGAATAAGTTTGTTGCTCTGAAcaatgaagaggaagaagaagaagaagaagtaacgAAAGAAAAGGAGCCTCCCAAACAAGGGAAGGAGAAGGCCAAGAAAACAGAGCGG GGTTCAGAGGAcgaaggggaggaagaagaggaggaggagggggagcctAAGGCAGATGATCCGTATGCTCACCTCagcaaaaaggagaagaaaaagctgAAGAAGCAG ATGGAATATGAGCGCCAGGTGGCTTCTCTGAAAGCAGCGAATGCGGCCGAAAACGACTTCTCCGTTTCCCAAGCGGAGGTGTCCTCCCGACAGGCCATGTTAGAGAACGCGTCTGACATCAAG CTAGAAAAGTTCAGCATCTCTGCCCACGGCAAGGAATTGTTTGTCAACGCGGACCTGTACATTGTAGCCGGCCGCCGCTACGGGCTGGTGGGCCCCAACgg CAAGGGCAAGACCACACTCCTCAAGCACATTGCCAACCGTGCCCTGAGCATCCCTCCCAACATCGACGTGCTGCTGTGTGAGCAgg AGGTGGTCGCGGATGAGACTCCAGCCGTGCAGGCTGTTCTTCGAGCCGACACCAAGCGACTGAAACTGCTGGAAGAGGAGCGCCGGCTTCAGGGACGGCTGGAGCAAGGGGACGACACAGCCGCCGAGATGCTGGAGAAG GTGTACGAGGAATTGCGGGCCACCGGGGCAGCGGCTGCAGAGGCCAAAGCAAGACGGATTCTGGCTGGTCTGGGCTTTGACCCTGAAATGCAGAATCGGCCCACCCAGAAGTTCTCGGGGGGCTGGCGTATGCGTGTCTCCTTGGCCAG GGCACTGTTCATGGAGCCCACGCTGCTGATGTTGGATGAGCCCACCAACCACCTGGACCTCAACGCCGTCATCTGGCTCAATAA CTACCTCCAGGGCTGGCGGAAGACGCTGCTGATCGTCTCCCACGACCAGGGCTTCCTGGATGACGTCTGCACAGACATCATCCATCTGGACGCACAGCGGCTGCATTACTACAGGGGCAATTACA TGACCTTCAAGAAGATGTACCAGCAGAAGCAGAAGGAGCTGCTGAAGCAGTACGAGAAGCAGGAGAAGAGGCTGAAGGAGCTGAAGGCGGGCGGCAAGTCCACCAAGCAGGCG GAAAAGCAAACGAAAGAAGCCCTGACTCGAAAGCAGCAGAAATGCCGGCGGAAGAACCAGGATGAGGAGTCCCAGGAGGCCCCTGAGCTCCTGAAGCGCCCCAAGGAGTACACCGTGCGCTTCACGTTCCCGAACCCGCCGCCCCTCAGCCCGCCCGTGCTGGGTCTGCACG GTGTGACATTTGGCTACGAGGGGCAGAAACCACTGTTTAAGAATCTGGATTTTGGCATCGACATGGACTCGAGGA TCTGCATCGTGGGCCCTAACGGCGTGGGGAAGAGCACACTGCTCCTGCTGCTGACTGGCAAGCTGACGCCG ACCCGCGGGGAAATGAGAAAGAACCACCGGCTG AAAATTGGCTTCTTCAACCAGCAGTATGCAGAGCAGCTGCACATGGAGGAGACGCCCACTGAGTACCTGCAGCGCAGCTTCAACCTGCCCTACCAGGATGCCCGCAAGTGCCTGGGCCGCTTTGGCCTCGAGAGCCACGCCCACACCATCCAGATCTGCAAGCTCTCTG GGGGGCAGAAAGCCCGAGTGGTGTTTGCAGAGCTGGCCTGTCGGGAGCCTGATGTCCTCATCTTG GATGAGCCTACCAATAACTTGGACATAGAGTCCATCGATGCTCTGGGTGAGGCCATCAACGAGTACCAGGGTG CTGTGATCGTCGTCAGCCACGATGCTCGCCTCATCACGGAAACCAACTGCCAGCTGTGGGTGGTGGAGGAGCAGAGCGTTAGCCAGATTGACGGCGACTTCGAGGACTACAAACGGGAGGTGTTGGAGGCCCTGGGTGAGGTCATGGTCAGCCGGCCGCGAGAGTGA
- the ABCF1 gene encoding ATP-binding cassette sub-family F member 1 isoform X5: protein MPKGPKQQPPEPEWIGDGESTSPADKVVKKGKKDKKTKKTFFEELAVEDKQAGEEEKVLREREKEQQQQQQQQQKKKRDARKGRRKKDVDDDGEEKELMERLKKLSVPASDEEDEAPAPAPRGGKKNKGGNVFAALIQDQSEEEEEEEKRPPKPAKPEKNQINKVVSEEQRPGLKGKKGKEEKSKGKAKPQNKFVALNNEEEEEEEEVTKEKEPPKQGKEKAKKTERGSEDEGEEEEEEEGEPKADDPYAHLSKKEKKKLKKQMEYERQVASLKAANAAENDFSVSQAEVSSRQAMLENASDIKLEKFSISAHGKELFVNADLYIVAGRRYGLVGPNGKGKTTLLKHIANRALSIPPNIDVLLCEQEVVADETPAVQAVLRADTKRLKLLEEERRLQGRLEQGDDTAAEMLEKVYEELRATGAAAAEAKARRILAGLGFDPEMQNRPTQKFSGGWRMRVSLARALFMEPTLLMLDEPTNHLDLNAVIWLNNYLQGWRKTLLIVSHDQGFLDDVCTDIIHLDAQRLHYYRGNYMTFKKMYQQKQKELLKQYEKQEKRLKELKAGGKSTKQAEKQTKEALTRKQQKCRRKNQDEESQEAPELLKRPKEYTVRFTFPNPPPLSPPVLGLHGVTFGYEGQKPLFKNLDFGIDMDSRICIVGPNGVGKSTLLLLLTGKLTPTRGEMRKNHRLKIGFFNQQYAEQLHMEETPTEYLQRSFNLPYQDARKCLGRFGLESHAHTIQICKLSGGQKARVVFAELACREPDVLILDEPTNNLDIESIDALGEAINEYQGAVIVVSHDARLITETNCQLWVVEEQSVSQIDGDFEDYKREVLEALGEVMVSRPRE, encoded by the exons ATGCCgaaggggcccaagcagcagCCGCCGGAACCCGAGTGGATCGGGGACGGAGAGAGCACGAGCCCCGCAG ACAAAGTGgtgaagaaagggaagaaggacaAGAAGACCAAAAAGACG TTCTTTGAAGAACTGGCAGTAGAAGATAAACAGgctggggaggaagagaaagtgcTCAGAGAGCgggagaaggagcagcagcagcagcagcagcagcagcag AAAAAGAAGCGAGACGCCCGGAAAGGCCGGCGGAAGAAGGATGTGGATGACGATGGAGAGGAGAAGGAGCTCATGGAGCGCCTCAAGAAGCTGTCGGTGCCGGCCAGCGATGAGGAGGACGAGG CGCCTGCCCCAGCACCCCGAGGAGGGAAGAAGAACAAG GGTGGGAATGTTTTTGCAGCCCTGATTCAAGATcagagtgaggaagaggaggaggaagaaaagcgCCCTCCTAAGCCTGCCAAGCCAGAGAAGAATCAGATCAATAAG gTTGTGTCTGAAGAACAACGGCCAGGTCTCAAAggcaaaaaaggaaaggaagagaagtcaAAAGGCAAAGCTAAG CCTCAGAATAAGTTTGTTGCTCTGAAcaatgaagaggaagaagaagaagaagaagtaacgAAAGAAAAGGAGCCTCCCAAACAAGGGAAGGAGAAGGCCAAGAAAACAGAGCGG GGTTCAGAGGAcgaaggggaggaagaagaggaggaggagggggagcctAAGGCAGATGATCCGTATGCTCACCTCagcaaaaaggagaagaaaaagctgAAGAAGCAG ATGGAATATGAGCGCCAGGTGGCTTCTCTGAAAGCAGCGAATGCGGCCGAAAACGACTTCTCCGTTTCCCAAGCGGAGGTGTCCTCCCGACAGGCCATGTTAGAGAACGCGTCTGACATCAAG CTAGAAAAGTTCAGCATCTCTGCCCACGGCAAGGAATTGTTTGTCAACGCGGACCTGTACATTGTAGCCGGCCGCCGCTACGGGCTGGTGGGCCCCAACgg CAAGGGCAAGACCACACTCCTCAAGCACATTGCCAACCGTGCCCTGAGCATCCCTCCCAACATCGACGTGCTGCTGTGTGAGCAgg AGGTGGTCGCGGATGAGACTCCAGCCGTGCAGGCTGTTCTTCGAGCCGACACCAAGCGACTGAAACTGCTGGAAGAGGAGCGCCGGCTTCAGGGACGGCTGGAGCAAGGGGACGACACAGCCGCCGAGATGCTGGAGAAG GTGTACGAGGAATTGCGGGCCACCGGGGCAGCGGCTGCAGAGGCCAAAGCAAGACGGATTCTGGCTGGTCTGGGCTTTGACCCTGAAATGCAGAATCGGCCCACCCAGAAGTTCTCGGGGGGCTGGCGTATGCGTGTCTCCTTGGCCAG GGCACTGTTCATGGAGCCCACGCTGCTGATGTTGGATGAGCCCACCAACCACCTGGACCTCAACGCCGTCATCTGGCTCAATAA CTACCTCCAGGGCTGGCGGAAGACGCTGCTGATCGTCTCCCACGACCAGGGCTTCCTGGATGACGTCTGCACAGACATCATCCATCTGGACGCACAGCGGCTGCATTACTACAGGGGCAATTACA TGACCTTCAAGAAGATGTACCAGCAGAAGCAGAAGGAGCTGCTGAAGCAGTACGAGAAGCAGGAGAAGAGGCTGAAGGAGCTGAAGGCGGGCGGCAAGTCCACCAAGCAGGCG GAAAAGCAAACGAAAGAAGCCCTGACTCGAAAGCAGCAGAAATGCCGGCGGAAGAACCAGGATGAGGAGTCCCAGGAGGCCCCTGAGCTCCTGAAGCGCCCCAAGGAGTACACCGTGCGCTTCACGTTCCCGAACCCGCCGCCCCTCAGCCCGCCCGTGCTGGGTCTGCACG GTGTGACATTTGGCTACGAGGGGCAGAAACCACTGTTTAAGAATCTGGATTTTGGCATCGACATGGACTCGAGGA TCTGCATCGTGGGCCCTAACGGCGTGGGGAAGAGCACACTGCTCCTGCTGCTGACTGGCAAGCTGACGCCG ACCCGCGGGGAAATGAGAAAGAACCACCGGCTG AAAATTGGCTTCTTCAACCAGCAGTATGCAGAGCAGCTGCACATGGAGGAGACGCCCACTGAGTACCTGCAGCGCAGCTTCAACCTGCCCTACCAGGATGCCCGCAAGTGCCTGGGCCGCTTTGGCCTCGAGAGCCACGCCCACACCATCCAGATCTGCAAGCTCTCTG GGGGGCAGAAAGCCCGAGTGGTGTTTGCAGAGCTGGCCTGTCGGGAGCCTGATGTCCTCATCTTG GATGAGCCTACCAATAACTTGGACATAGAGTCCATCGATGCTCTGGGTGAGGCCATCAACGAGTACCAGGGTG CTGTGATCGTCGTCAGCCACGATGCTCGCCTCATCACGGAAACCAACTGCCAGCTGTGGGTGGTGGAGGAGCAGAGCGTTAGCCAGATTGACGGCGACTTCGAGGACTACAAACGGGAGGTGTTGGAGGCCCTGGGTGAGGTCATGGTCAGCCGGCCGCGAGAGTGA